TGCTCTTTACACTGCTGAAATTAGTTTTTCAAGGCAGTTTGCATGGGGGCTAGAAGCATTGATATTTACTGTTCTTGTCGCCTTTGCTGGTGCAGCCATGGTGCAAGCAAAAAATTGTCAACTGGGATGGTCGGCTATTGCCTTTAGTGCTGTACTTAACATCGTGCAGGTGAGTATTGGCCTGACTTTGTTTTCATCATTTGGAAAAGTTGCAGGTGAAATTGAAGGAGCGCAACCTTTAATTGGTGGCGTGGTTGCTTTGTCTTTCATGATTTACTATGCAGCCAAAGTATTATTGGGGTTAGCAGCACTTGTTTTTGGAATGACAAGTATAGCTAAAGGTGGCAAAGCGATAGGAGGCCTTACAGCGTTAGCGGGTGGGGTTGCTATGTTTGCCAATGGCATTTTAATTACCTTTGGGCGTGATGGTTTTCTTCCATCTGGTGTCGCTGGCGCCTCGGGCATGATTGCGACGTTACTTCTAGCGATATGCTTGATAAGTATTTACCGTAAAGAAGACTAAAACTTAATACCTCACGCGTGAAGTAGTCTTTATAAATAATGTATAAGCATCGGTGCATAGTGAATATACCGATGTTTGCATTTGCATTAGCCTTTGCCAAAAATAATTGCATGGACACCCCGTCTACATAAAATAAAGTAAAGTAAAGTGTCACATTAAAATTTTAAATGGGTAATGAGATTCTCGCCCATTACGGCGTCAATACGCAAAACAGGTTAAAAAATAAAAGCACACCAGAAAAATTTTATTAGTATTCACTTAAACCTACCTGTATAAAAATCATTTTGAAAAACAAATTATAATGACTAGCCTGATAAACTTTCTGAGCATTAGTAATATGAAAGTTCAATGAGTAGCTTAAAGCTTATAATAATTATTCTACCGAGCGACTAATTGTTACTTTACCCCCTTCAAAGCGTCTTTTCTTTGCTATTACAGTCCCCTTCTATTTTCGTATTCTAGATTAAGTAAAGTTAAGCAAGTGCTCTACTTTCGCTAATCATTAAACACCTGTATAATCGCGCGCATTATTTACATTTTTAAAGTATGAGTTAACGCTTTAACTTAACTCATCTAAACACTCGCTACGGAATTCATATGTTAGCTGCAAACAATATTACCCAACAATTCGGTGCTAAACCGTTATTTGAAAACATTTCACAAAAATTTGGTGGCGGCAACCGCTATGGTTTAATCGGCGCCAATGGCTGTGGTAAATCAACCTTTATGAAAATTTTGGGTGGTGATTTAGAGCAAACATCTGGCAACGTTGCCTTAGATCCAAACGAGCGCATTGGTAAACTTCGTCAAGACCAGTTTGGCTTTGAAGCAACTTCTGTTGTTGATACTGTAATCATGGGTCATACCAAGTTGTGGGCGATAAAAGAAGAACGTGACCGCATTTACGCCTTACCAGAAATGAGTGAAGCTGATGGTATGCGTGCCGGTGATTTAGAAGCTGAATATGCTGAAATGGACGGTTACAGTGCAGAAAGTCGCGCTGGCGAACTATTAATGGGTGTAGGTATTCCTGTTGATCAACATTACGGTTTAATGAGTGAAGTTGCCCCTGGTTGGAAATTGCGTGTGTTATTAGCCCAAGCACTATTCTCAAACCCCGATATTTTATTACTTGATGAGCCAACCAACAACCTCGACATACATACCATTCAATGGTTAGAAGAAACCTTGAACGCACGTGATTCAACCATGATCATCATCTCGCATGACCGTCACTTTTTAAACAGTGTTTGTACCCATATGGCTGATTTAGATTACGGTGAGTTACGTGTATTCCCAGGTAACTACGACGAGTACATGTTAGCGTCTACGCAAGCTAGAGCCCAATTGATGTCTGACAACGCCAAGAAAAAAGCACAAATTGGTGAACTACAAGCTTTCGTGGCGCGATTTTCTGCCAATGCATCAAAAGCAAAACAAGCCACTTCTCGTGCTAAACAAATTGATAAAATTCAATTGGCCGATGTAAAGCCATCAAGCCGTGTTAATCCGTTTATTCGTTTTGAACAAGAAAAGAAATTATTCCGTAATGCCCTTGTTCTCGAGAATCTAAACAAGATCTTTGATGATAATAAGGTTTTAACTGACCTTAATATGATGATTGAAGTAGGCGAACGTGTGGCTATTATTGGTCAAAACGGTATTGGTAAAACAACATTTTTACGTACCATGATGGGCGAAGCTGAGTATCAACCCACGTCAGGTTTATACACTTGGTCAGAAAACGTTAACATTGGTTACTACGCACAAGATCATAGCCATGAATTTGAAAATGATATGACCTTATTCGAATGGATGAGTCAATGGCGTCAACCAACCGACGACGAACAAGCCGTTCGTAGTTATTTAGGGCGTTTATTATTCTCAGCTGATGACATTAACAAGTCAGTGAAAGTGCTTTCTGGTGGTGAACAAGGACGTATGCTTTTCGGTAAAATAATGATGCAAAAGCCTAATATTCTTGTTATGGATGAACCGACTAACCATATGGATATGGAATCTATTGAGTCACTAAACATGGCAATGGAGCAGTTTGAAGGCACTATTTTATTCGTCAGTCATGACCGTGAGTTTGTTTCAAGTTTAGCGACGCGTATTATCGAATTAGAAGATGGTGGATACACTGACTTTGCAGGTGGCTACGACGAATATTTAGCTTCTCAAGTATAGACTTAGCTCACATTTAGCAATGCTTAACAAGGTATCATGATCTTATTATGATACCTTTATTTTTATTTAACGTTTATTAAAGGAGCTACTGTGCTCAGTTATCGCCATGCTTTTCACGCCGGAAATTTTGCTGATGTTTTAAAACACTCGGTATTAACCTTAGTACTCGAATATATGACCCGAAAAGAAAAAGGCTTTTATTATATTGATAGCCATTCGGGTGCAGGTATGTATCAACTAGCCGATGAATATGCACAAAAAACAGGTGAATATAAAGATGGTATTGCCAAATTAATCGAGCAACAAGATTTACCTGAAGCCATTGAGCCTTACATTGATTTAGTCAAAGGCTTAAATCGTGATCAAGATGAACTTTCTTTATATCCTGGCTCTCCTGGTATCGCTCGACAGTTTACCCGACGTCAAGACAGCGCACATTTATTTGAACTTCACCCTACTGACATTGAGCACTTAAAAGAATACAGTCAGCGTTGGAATAAGTCTCATGTTAAGCAATCTGACGGTTATCAAGGTGTTTTAGGCTTAGTACCACCACCAAACCGACGCGGTGTAGTGTTAATCGATCCGCCTTATGAATTAAAAGAAGATTACTTAAAAGCCGTTCGCACTATCGTTAATGCTTATAAGAAATTCGCAACCGGCACTTACATTTTATGGTACCCGATTGTTAAGCGTGAACTAGTTGAACAGATGCAAGACTCGTTCGTAAAAAGTGATGTACGTAATTTATTACAAGTAGAGTATTGCCAACAAGCTGATACACAAGAATACGGTATGACAGGTACAGGATTATTTATTGTAAATCCGCCATGGCAATTAAATAGCCAATTGAATGAAATACTTCCTTATTTAAAAACCCATTTAGGTAGCGAAGAAAGTTCGTATTTTGTGAAACAACTTATCGATGAATAAGTCGTTTTAACAAATTAGTTTAGAATAAACGTAGCTGAAACTTAAGGTAAGTTATTTGCTGAATGACTTACCTTAATTATAGTTAATACTGCCAACACTTATTGAACTACTATTCGCGGATCATAAGGGTTGGAATCACACCCTTCGACATTGACTTCATAATAATAGTCACCATCATTTTTTATTTTACAACGAACCTTTCCATCACGACCTGCACTGTAGTCACACCTTTTAAAAGGCGAACCATCAGTAAAGTTGATATCGAATTCATCACCTGTACTTGTTTGCCAAGAAATGTATTTCTCTTTTTTGGAACAGACACATTCGGGATCATTCTTACAGGGGTTTTTATCTGCAGGGTATAACAAGGCGCAGTTACTTTCATGGTCTGATGGAACCACATTTATTGCGCAATGTGTAGATGGGTTAACTTCAATTATTAGCTGCCTATCTTTGTTACTATTCGCTGCCATTGCGAATATAGAGCTAGACGCGATTAAAAACATTAATACTTTAACCATCGTACTTATGGGTTTTACTTTTAGCGTATTCATTGAATCTTCCTTATTCAGGTTAATAACATCAAATAACTTCTTTCAACCAATGTTTATAGTCGTAAAATTGCGGGTCTGCCAATAAAAGCTTACTTGGGTAGCCTAAATTAATAGCTTTTTCAATAAACGACTTCAAAATATCTTCATCGAAACAGTTAATGGAAACGATTGCTAAGTCGTAATAAATATAAGGGTCTTTTAGGTTGTGATTAAGCGCAATGTTTTGGTGTTTTTTTGCTTGTTCACATTGTTTTAATTCAGAATAATAACGAGAAATGAGTGCTTGAATATTAGGATCTTTATCATTAATTGTTGCATTTTTTTTCGCTAACTTAAGACCATTTTCGTAAGCAGAGTTTGCCTTTTCTGTACTATTTTTACTGTATTTATATGCGTCACCTAAATTACCCCAAACTGTTGGGTCTAATGGAGATAACTCAGCACTTTGTAAATACATTTCGACCGCATTCTCATACCGCTGCATAAAAAATAATACGGTACCTAAATTTGAAAAGGTTACTGCAGTGGGTTTAATGGCTAATGATTTTGACCAAGCAATATTAGCTTGTTCGAAATCAAGCACCAGATAATAAACTGCGCCCAGCGCATTGTAGGCCATGGCAGTATTTTTATTGATTAAAATGACTTTGTTAAATTGACTTATCGCCTGTTCATAACGACCTGAGTAAAATAAAAACAACCCATAATCATAATAATTTTGCCAATTACCCCGTTCTAAATCAATGGCTTGTTGATAGAAATTTTCAGCTTTATCACTTTGCTCTTGTTTAGCATATAAAGCCGCTAATGATATATGTACCTCGCTTGATGTTGGCTTAATCAACCTTGCTTTGTTTAGATGTAGTTCAGACTTTTCATATTGGCCATTAACACGATACAAAGTACCTAATGCTAATTGAGATTCAAAAGATACAGTTTCATTACTTGCAATTAACTGACAAACATTCAGTGCCTTCTGGTATTCATTTGTATCATCGTTAAGCAAGTATTTATCTAAATAGGTCTGGCATAATGCTGACGATGCTTGAACAAAATCAGGGTCTAATTGCAGGGCATTAATAAATAGCTCCTCTGCTGCAATTAAACTTGCCATACTTTTTGAATTTCTATATTTTTCCTTACCTTGCAAGTAAGCATCGTAAGCAGAGAAGTTTTCTGTCGGCATATAATTAACATTATTAACTGACTTATCACCCACGACCACTAAATGTAATGCGCTTATAATTTTGCGCGACAGTTCATTATAAAGTAAAACCAAGCCATCGAATGACCCTACAGATTCATCCGACCAAACTTGAAAGCCGGTAACTACATCAGTCATGATAGTATTAATAATTAAAGTATCTTTTACCGTTTTAGATCTTCCTTCAACAATATATTTAACCCCCAAGTTATTTTTAATTTGTTCAATACTTGCTTCAGGATCCAAAGCATTAATTGCCCGAATAGAGGCGACTTTAAAAACAGGCTTTAAGGCTAATAAGTTAATCAGTTCTTCTTGTAAGCCTGTAACAAAGTATTGATGATTATCAGTAGCTGAAGTATGAAATGGAAGAATTGCTACTGCATTTTCAATTACATTGACTATCGGTACCTTATTTTCCAGCGTCATATTAAGTGGTTGAATGGTACTTTCCGTTTCTATTTTTTTAATTAAATGAGTAGAAATGTAATATATAAAAAATAAAATCAGCAAAACAAAAAAACTATCAACAGCGAATTGGCGATAAATAAATTTAGGTTGTTTATTATCTTCATTTGCAAATTTTTTTCTAAGTTTAAACTCCTTAAACCATTGAAAACTGATCACAATAGGAAAGCCTACCACTAAAGCTAAGGCGGCTAACTTCCCTCCCCATGTTGGTACATCAAAAATAGGTAATACAATTGAAAATACTTGTAATAAAACCCAAGAAACCACTAAATATGCCGCGCTAGCGTTAATAAGTCGGCTACTTTTTAATAATGAAAAAGATAACTTCCATTTTTTGGCTGAGTGTCCACTTTGTTCTAGATCATCGTTAGAGAATGGCCAAATGCTATTAGTAGAAATTTTCTCTGTTGGTAAAAGCATACGGTAGCCTTTACGAGGGATTGTTTGAATATATGTCGGACATTCTTTGTGGTCATCAAGCACATGTCTAATTTCACTGATGATATGAGTTACATTAGTTTTTGCTGCATGATTATCGCCCCAGCCAAAAGCTAGAATATCCTCACGAGAGACTATTTCACCATTAGTTGAAGCTAAAAATAGTAAAACTTCCATCGCCTTGGGTGCTAAATGGTATCGCTGACCATTTCGGATGATTACACCTAAATCAGGCTCTACTACAAGACTGCCTATTTGGAAGCCTTGATGAAGCTCAGTATCTACACTGAAGTGCTGATTAACGGCTCCTAATAAAATGCTAGCTTCTTGTTCATTGTTGGTTGACACGTATTGTAACCCTACAAGAAAGAGTACAGCTTGCCTATTGGCAACTCTTTATAAATTTAATGGATTTTAAACTGTTATTAGTATTGTTTATATGAGAAAAAATAGCGAATAGCTGAATATGATAATGCAGCATTCAATGGCTTTATTTGGCATTATTTTCATAGAAGATAGTATTCGTAAATTGAATTTATGAGAGCTTAAAGAATGGAATGTATTTTTAATTTCATGCTATAAAATAGAAAACCCACTTTCCTGTTTTATTTTTTATTAAAATTAAACAGGAAAGTGGGTTTGTAGGTATTATTAGCTAAACTCGCTATTGAAATTTAATCGACTTCATCAACATCATTATTTTCAATATTTTGTGGAGCAACCGTTTGCTTGCGTTTTAATACAGGTAAATCTCCAGCATCTTGCGCTAAAAAAGTATTTTTCACATTTTTCTTTGGCTTTGCTTTTTTAGTTACTACAACCGACTTTTTACTGTCTTTGGTTTTGCTATCAATTATTGGCTTTTTAGGTTTTATTCCTTTGAATTTAGCTTTTAAGCCTTCAACAGTATCAAAACTTAATTTTTGTTGTAAGAAGCCTTCAACGTTTTTAAAACTTATCCAGTCTTTTGGTCCAACAAAAGAAATAGCATCGCCCGTACTACCTGCTCGGCCCGTACGACCAATACGATGAACAAACTCTTCGGTGTGCTTTGGCATATCGAAATTAATAACGTGAGAAACATTAATTAAATCTAAGCCTCTAGAAGCTAAATCCGTGGTGATCAAGATTTTTTGTTGGCCTTTACTAAAGCCATCCATTATCTGATTACGTTGGCCTTGGTTAAGCTCACCACTGAGGGCTACGGTACTAAGCCCTTGCTCAGATAATAAAGTAGAAAGCCTATCAGTGTCAGCACGAGTTGCCGTGAAAATAATCATTTGTTGATGATTCTCTGTGGCAATAAAGTGCGCAAGAAGCTTTTCTTTATGGCTTAAATTATCACAAAGATAAAAACGTTTGGTGATATCTTTGTGTTCAGTATGAGCACTACCAATAGCGATACGTTTTGGTTTTTTCAATAATGCTAAAGCAAAATCATTAACTTGTGCATGGTCTAAAGTTGCCGAAAACAGTAACGTTTGACGTTTACGGTGATCAGCTGCTTTATTAATTTGTGCCAACTGTTCTGCAAAGCCTAGATCTAGCATGCGATCAGCTTCATCAAGAATGAGCAATTCTAAACCACTAAGATAAAAGTGACCTTGCGTTAAGTGATCTGCTAAACGACCTGGCGTTGCTACGATAAAATGAGGGTCTTTCTCAAGTACTTTTACTTGGTCGTTAAAGTTTTCGCCGCCAAGAATAAGAACTGCTTTGAAAGCTGAACCTGAAGTAAACATTCGTAATTGTGTAAAAACTTGTTTAGCTAATTCTCGGGTTGGCGTTAATATAAGTACACGAGGATCTCGTTTGCTTAATGCACGATTCTTTGACAATCGCTGCATGGCAGGAATAATAAATGCTAACGTTTTACCTGAGCCTGTTTTAGATGATGCTATTAAATCATGACCAGTCATAGCAGCAGGAATTGCTTGCTGCTGGATCTCAGTAGGTGCATTAAAACCTAAATGTTCTACTGTTGACATTATTTTACTATCTAAACCAAAATCACTAAACTGCAAGCTTACTCTCCACGTTAATTAACTGGTGTTTTATTATTACATTGACACATAAAGATATTCATTGGCTTATTATAACCTGTAAACTTCAACATTAAGCCAAACTATTTAATCAATAAGCAAAATATTTTACTACTGGGTTTTTGATAACTATTTATCTACGTTTTATATTGTTAATAAATAAACTTCATCGTGTCACTTACTGCGGATTAAAACAAATAAATTAATGAATATGAAGCTCGAATCATCGCCGTACAAAGTTGTAGAAGCGTTAAAATCAGATAAAAAAGATATTATGAGGTTTTATAAATCACAACAATACTCTGCTAGATTTATTGGCAAAGATCATTGCTACATAGTTAAACTTAATAACAAAATTGTAGCGAGCGTTATATTATCTGCAGGTCAAGTATGTGGTGATTATTGGTTATTACATGGCTTAGTTATTGATAAAGTAATGCGTGGTAAAAAAATAGCGAGTGTGATTTTACAAGCAATTATAAATAGTGAACATCTTGGATCTAAATTCAAAAAGATAATCTGTTTCGCTGATGTTGCATTACAAGGGCTTTATATAAAGAATCTCTTCGTTACTTATAATTCTACTGCCGAAATAAAAACACTACCGCAAGAGCTCAGGCAACGACTTAACCGTTATCAAAGCAAACAACCAAACCTTCACTGTTATTTATATAGTAACCACTCTGGTATCACTAGCCAAAATTAACCCACTTACGTTTCTACTTATGACGATTAACACCTTGCTAGTTGGGTACTGTAAAATATCAGAGAGTTATAGAGATAATGTTAACCATAGCTATTTATAAAATTATGTAAGATAGCGTTTAGTCGCTACCAGGGTGTTTTTCAATAAACAAGCGATGGTCATCGGTCCTACACCGCCAGGAACTGGTGTAATTGCACCACACTTAGTAACGACATTATCGTAGTCAACGTCACCAACTAATCTGGTTTTACCATCTTCGGTTATAATGCGGTTAATGCCTACATCAATAACCGTAGCTCCCTTTTTCACCCAATCAGCTTTAACAAACTGAGCAATACCAACAGCAGCTACTAAAATATCTGCTTGCTTACACACTTCATCTAAATTCTTTGTTTTTGAATGAGCAATCGTAATCGTACAGTTTTCTTGCAAAAATAACATAGCGACAGGTTTACCAACAATATTAGAACGACCAATAATGACAGCATGTAAACCAGTTAAGTCTTCACCTATATGATGTTTAGCTAGTAAAACACAACCTTGAGGCGTACATGGAACGAGTGCATTACTTTCACCATTAAATAATCTACCTGAGTTAACCGCATGAAAGCCATCAACATCTTTATCTGGGTTAATAGCGGAAATAACAGCACTTTCATTTAGATGCTTTGGTAAAGGTAATTGAACGAGAATACCATGCACACTAGTATCATTATTAAGTTGTTCTAATTGCTGCAATAAATATTGCTCAGTGGTATTAGCAGGTAATAATATCTCGTTAGAGATCATACCAACCTCTTGCGTTTGTTTAACTTTATTCTTAACGTAAATATGGCTAGCGGGATCGTCCCCAACGATAATGACAGTCAATAAGGGTTGTACACCGTGTTTCGCTTTTAACTCGGCAACTTCAACAGTTAATTTTTCTCTTAATTCTTTGGCTATTAACTTTCCATCTATATTCATTATGATTCACATTTTCCATCAAAAATAAGGGAGGCAACTGCGCTAAAATAAAACGCTGATTAATAGCTTATCCTATGTAAAATAACTTTGAATTAAAAGCACTTAGATAAAAATTTAAAGATTAATAAGATATAGAATAGTAGAACAACGTAGTCGAGAGAATAAAAGTGGTCATGTCACACTATAGTTATTTTATTTTTAACCACCATTTGTATTTTATAAACGACAGAAAGCAAAAAACCCGTTACATCAGTAACGGGTTTCTATAAATAGAAGCATAGCAATGACGCGCAAGTCCTACATGGATGTAGGTTAGTAGAGTAATGCAGGAGCAATGATGTGCAGGGATGCACTAATGCCGTGAGCACATGGATGTGCAGGAACGGCGTCCCTTTCACATAACGAGTTTTAGTTTATAAATTCCAGACAGCAAAAAGCCCGACTCTTTCGAATCGAGATCTTCTTAATAGAAGCCTAGCAATGACGTGCAAGTTCCTACATGGATGTAGGTTAGTAGAGTAATGCAGGAGCAATTACCGAGATGCACTAATGCCGTGAGAACATGTATGTGCAGGAACGGTGTCCCTCTCACATAACGAGTTTTAGTTTATAAATTCCAGACAGCAAAAAGCCCGTCACTATCGTAACGGGCTCTTCTAAATAGAAGCCTAGCAATGTCCTACTCTCACATGGGAACTCCCACACTACCATCGGCGCTAACACGTTTCACTTCTGAGTTCGGAATGGGATCAGGTGGGGCCATGTCGCTATTGTCGCTAGACAAAAAAGGTACAATCTTGAAAGCTGTTCATTAAGACGTGTCTCAATGATAATAAATACGTTTTTTTTCTCTTATTCACACAATTGTCATGCGTGATGCGTGTATTCCTACACTTTTGTCAAACTTCATACAACAAAACCACTTGGGTGTTGTATGGTTAAGCCTCACGGGTAATTAGTATTGGTTAGCTCAATGCCTCGCAGCACTTCCACACCCAACCTATCAACGTTGTAGTCTCCAACGACCCTTTAGGGAGCTTAAAGCTCCAGTGAGAACTCATCTCAAAGCCTGCTTCCCGCTTAGATGCTTTCAGCGGTTATCAGTTCCGAACGTAGCTACCGGGCAATGCTATTGGCATAACAACCCGAACACCAGCGGTTCGTCCACTCCGGTCCTCTCGTACTAGGAGCAGCCCTCTTCAATTCTCAAACGCCCACGGCAGATAGGGACCGAACTGTCTCACGACGTTCTAAACCCAGCTCGCGTACCACTTTAAATGGCGAACAGCCATACCCTTGGGACCGACTTCAGCCCCAGGATGTGATGAGCCGACATCGAGGTGCCAAACACCGCCGTCGATATGAACTCTTGGGCGGTATCAGCCTGTTATCCCCGGAGTACCTTTTATCCGTTGAGCGATGGCCCTTCCATACAGAACCACCGGATCACTATGACCTACTTTCGTACCTGCTCGACGTGTCTGTCTCGCAGTTAAGCTGGCTTATGCCATTGCACTAACCGTACGATGTCCGACCGTACTTAGCCAACCTTCGTGCTCCTCCGTTACTCTTTAGGAGGAGACCGCCCCAGTCAAACTACCCACCAGACAGTGTCCCCAAGCCCGATAAGGGCCCTAGGTTAGAACATCACGCATACAAGGGTGGTATTTC
The Colwellia sp. Arc7-D genome window above contains:
- a CDS encoding thiamine biosynthesis protein ThiC; this encodes MEFTNKRTMLITASLLLVLAITQAIFTALYTAEISFSRQFAWGLEALIFTVLVAFAGAAMVQAKNCQLGWSAIAFSAVLNIVQVSIGLTLFSSFGKVAGEIEGAQPLIGGVVALSFMIYYAAKVLLGLAALVFGMTSIAKGGKAIGGLTALAGGVAMFANGILITFGRDGFLPSGVAGASGMIATLLLAICLISIYRKED
- a CDS encoding ABC-F family ATPase produces the protein MLAANNITQQFGAKPLFENISQKFGGGNRYGLIGANGCGKSTFMKILGGDLEQTSGNVALDPNERIGKLRQDQFGFEATSVVDTVIMGHTKLWAIKEERDRIYALPEMSEADGMRAGDLEAEYAEMDGYSAESRAGELLMGVGIPVDQHYGLMSEVAPGWKLRVLLAQALFSNPDILLLDEPTNNLDIHTIQWLEETLNARDSTMIIISHDRHFLNSVCTHMADLDYGELRVFPGNYDEYMLASTQARAQLMSDNAKKKAQIGELQAFVARFSANASKAKQATSRAKQIDKIQLADVKPSSRVNPFIRFEQEKKLFRNALVLENLNKIFDDNKVLTDLNMMIEVGERVAIIGQNGIGKTTFLRTMMGEAEYQPTSGLYTWSENVNIGYYAQDHSHEFENDMTLFEWMSQWRQPTDDEQAVRSYLGRLLFSADDINKSVKVLSGGEQGRMLFGKIMMQKPNILVMDEPTNHMDMESIESLNMAMEQFEGTILFVSHDREFVSSLATRIIELEDGGYTDFAGGYDEYLASQV
- the rlmJ gene encoding 23S rRNA (adenine(2030)-N(6))-methyltransferase RlmJ, with the translated sequence MLSYRHAFHAGNFADVLKHSVLTLVLEYMTRKEKGFYYIDSHSGAGMYQLADEYAQKTGEYKDGIAKLIEQQDLPEAIEPYIDLVKGLNRDQDELSLYPGSPGIARQFTRRQDSAHLFELHPTDIEHLKEYSQRWNKSHVKQSDGYQGVLGLVPPPNRRGVVLIDPPYELKEDYLKAVRTIVNAYKKFATGTYILWYPIVKRELVEQMQDSFVKSDVRNLLQVEYCQQADTQEYGMTGTGLFIVNPPWQLNSQLNEILPYLKTHLGSEESSYFVKQLIDE
- a CDS encoding tetratricopeptide repeat protein, with protein sequence MSTNNEQEASILLGAVNQHFSVDTELHQGFQIGSLVVEPDLGVIIRNGQRYHLAPKAMEVLLFLASTNGEIVSREDILAFGWGDNHAAKTNVTHIISEIRHVLDDHKECPTYIQTIPRKGYRMLLPTEKISTNSIWPFSNDDLEQSGHSAKKWKLSFSLLKSSRLINASAAYLVVSWVLLQVFSIVLPIFDVPTWGGKLAALALVVGFPIVISFQWFKEFKLRKKFANEDNKQPKFIYRQFAVDSFFVLLILFFIYYISTHLIKKIETESTIQPLNMTLENKVPIVNVIENAVAILPFHTSATDNHQYFVTGLQEELINLLALKPVFKVASIRAINALDPEASIEQIKNNLGVKYIVEGRSKTVKDTLIINTIMTDVVTGFQVWSDESVGSFDGLVLLYNELSRKIISALHLVVVGDKSVNNVNYMPTENFSAYDAYLQGKEKYRNSKSMASLIAAEELFINALQLDPDFVQASSALCQTYLDKYLLNDDTNEYQKALNVCQLIASNETVSFESQLALGTLYRVNGQYEKSELHLNKARLIKPTSSEVHISLAALYAKQEQSDKAENFYQQAIDLERGNWQNYYDYGLFLFYSGRYEQAISQFNKVILINKNTAMAYNALGAVYYLVLDFEQANIAWSKSLAIKPTAVTFSNLGTVLFFMQRYENAVEMYLQSAELSPLDPTVWGNLGDAYKYSKNSTEKANSAYENGLKLAKKNATINDKDPNIQALISRYYSELKQCEQAKKHQNIALNHNLKDPYIYYDLAIVSINCFDEDILKSFIEKAINLGYPSKLLLADPQFYDYKHWLKEVI
- a CDS encoding DEAD/DEAH box helicase, which gives rise to MQFSDFGLDSKIMSTVEHLGFNAPTEIQQQAIPAAMTGHDLIASSKTGSGKTLAFIIPAMQRLSKNRALSKRDPRVLILTPTRELAKQVFTQLRMFTSGSAFKAVLILGGENFNDQVKVLEKDPHFIVATPGRLADHLTQGHFYLSGLELLILDEADRMLDLGFAEQLAQINKAADHRKRQTLLFSATLDHAQVNDFALALLKKPKRIAIGSAHTEHKDITKRFYLCDNLSHKEKLLAHFIATENHQQMIIFTATRADTDRLSTLLSEQGLSTVALSGELNQGQRNQIMDGFSKGQQKILITTDLASRGLDLINVSHVINFDMPKHTEEFVHRIGRTGRAGSTGDAISFVGPKDWISFKNVEGFLQQKLSFDTVEGLKAKFKGIKPKKPIIDSKTKDSKKSVVVTKKAKPKKNVKNTFLAQDAGDLPVLKRKQTVAPQNIENNDVDEVD
- a CDS encoding GNAT family N-acetyltransferase, yielding MKLESSPYKVVEALKSDKKDIMRFYKSQQYSARFIGKDHCYIVKLNNKIVASVILSAGQVCGDYWLLHGLVIDKVMRGKKIASVILQAIINSEHLGSKFKKIICFADVALQGLYIKNLFVTYNSTAEIKTLPQELRQRLNRYQSKQPNLHCYLYSNHSGITSQN
- the folD gene encoding bifunctional methylenetetrahydrofolate dehydrogenase/methenyltetrahydrofolate cyclohydrolase FolD, whose product is MNIDGKLIAKELREKLTVEVAELKAKHGVQPLLTVIIVGDDPASHIYVKNKVKQTQEVGMISNEILLPANTTEQYLLQQLEQLNNDTSVHGILVQLPLPKHLNESAVISAINPDKDVDGFHAVNSGRLFNGESNALVPCTPQGCVLLAKHHIGEDLTGLHAVIIGRSNIVGKPVAMLFLQENCTITIAHSKTKNLDEVCKQADILVAAVGIAQFVKADWVKKGATVIDVGINRIITEDGKTRLVGDVDYDNVVTKCGAITPVPGGVGPMTIACLLKNTLVATKRYLT